The Streptomyces sp. NBC_01689 genome includes a window with the following:
- a CDS encoding transglycosylase SLT domain-containing protein, whose protein sequence is MPKNIITPGHSPKLTKVHKLSIAGIATLGAAALAFTATPSGAHTTTNDAAVSQAPVAFGQQPIKDVKASITDQMAGASLKAQSIAAKKAADAAVVKKNAEAARKAAAAKAAQQARVKEQAASRSVQRVQFETVAAKSYTNNLDGWIHESLDIMKKHKIPGSYHGLYKNIMRESSGNPRAINDWDINAINGIPSKGLLQVIPPTFKAYHVPGTSWNIYDPVANITAACNYAADKYGSMDNVNSAY, encoded by the coding sequence ATGCCCAAGAACATCATCACTCCTGGTCATAGTCCGAAGCTGACCAAGGTCCACAAGCTTTCGATCGCCGGTATCGCCACCCTCGGTGCAGCGGCCCTGGCGTTCACCGCGACGCCCAGTGGTGCCCACACCACCACGAACGACGCCGCCGTGTCGCAGGCTCCGGTCGCCTTCGGTCAGCAGCCCATCAAGGACGTCAAGGCCAGCATCACCGACCAGATGGCCGGCGCCAGCCTGAAGGCCCAGAGCATCGCCGCGAAGAAGGCCGCCGACGCGGCCGTCGTCAAGAAGAACGCCGAGGCCGCCCGCAAGGCCGCCGCCGCGAAGGCCGCCCAGCAGGCGCGCGTCAAGGAGCAGGCCGCGAGCCGCTCGGTGCAGCGCGTCCAGTTCGAGACGGTCGCCGCGAAGTCGTACACGAACAACCTCGACGGCTGGATCCACGAGTCGCTCGACATCATGAAGAAGCACAAGATCCCCGGCTCGTACCACGGGCTGTACAAGAACATCATGCGGGAGTCGTCCGGCAATCCCCGTGCGATCAACGACTGGGACATCAACGCCATCAACGGCATACCCTCGAAGGGCCTGCTGCAGGTCATCCCGCCGACCTTCAAGGCCTACCACGTGCCCGGCACCTCGTGGAACATCTACGACCCGGTCGCCAACATCACCGCCGCGTGCAACTACGCGGCCGACAAGTACGGCTCGATGGACAACGTGAACAGCGCGTACTGA
- a CDS encoding S-adenosylmethionine:tRNA ribosyltransferase-isomerase, whose protein sequence is MRTVVRVPEELSARVPAEQRGPGRDRDSVRLLVSRGGEVSHHAFAELPLLLRAGDLLVVNTSPTLAAAVDGRIGHARVVVHFSTRGDDGRWAVELRDPDGTGTTRPRAGGPAGAEVCLAGDGRLVLEEPMTARGGRLWWARVPDVDVPALLRRHGRPVRYSYTERDQPLSAYQTVFALPSADGAGSAEMPSAARPFTTRLVTELVSRGVRFAPVRLHTGVSSVEAHEPPSAEWYEVPEASARLINAGRADGGRIVAVGTTAVRAVESAAGPDGVVRARRGRTELVVTPRRGVRVVDGLLTGLHEPEASHLLMLEAIAGGAAIGRAYTAAVSGLYLWHEFGDSHLILPAETAHPGRCSSNRQ, encoded by the coding sequence GTGAGGACCGTGGTGCGGGTCCCGGAGGAGCTGTCGGCGCGGGTGCCGGCCGAGCAGCGCGGGCCCGGGCGGGACCGGGACTCCGTACGGCTGCTCGTCTCGCGGGGCGGTGAGGTGTCGCACCACGCGTTCGCGGAGCTGCCGCTGCTGCTGCGGGCCGGGGACCTGCTCGTCGTGAACACCTCCCCCACGCTGGCCGCCGCGGTCGACGGCCGGATCGGGCACGCGCGCGTGGTGGTCCATTTCTCCACCCGGGGCGACGACGGACGGTGGGCGGTCGAGCTGCGGGATCCCGACGGGACGGGCACGACGCGTCCGCGCGCGGGCGGTCCCGCGGGCGCGGAGGTGTGTCTCGCCGGGGACGGACGGCTCGTACTGGAGGAGCCGATGACGGCGCGCGGCGGGCGGCTGTGGTGGGCGCGGGTGCCGGATGTGGACGTACCCGCGCTGCTGCGGCGGCACGGGCGCCCCGTCCGGTACTCCTATACGGAGCGGGACCAGCCCCTCTCCGCCTATCAGACGGTGTTCGCGCTGCCGTCCGCCGACGGTGCGGGGAGCGCGGAGATGCCGAGCGCGGCGCGGCCCTTCACGACGCGTCTGGTGACGGAGCTGGTGAGCCGGGGGGTGCGGTTCGCTCCGGTCCGGCTGCACACCGGTGTCTCCTCGGTCGAGGCCCACGAGCCGCCCTCCGCGGAGTGGTACGAGGTTCCGGAGGCTTCGGCGCGTCTGATCAACGCGGGGAGGGCGGACGGCGGTCGGATCGTCGCGGTCGGTACGACGGCCGTGCGTGCCGTCGAATCGGCGGCGGGCCCCGACGGTGTGGTCCGGGCCCGCCGGGGACGGACGGAGCTCGTGGTGACCCCGCGGCGGGGTGTACGGGTGGTCGACGGGCTGCTGACCGGTCTGCACGAGCCGGAGGCCTCCCATCTGCTGATGCTGGAGGCGATCGCGGGAGGGGCCGCGATCGGGCGTGCCTACACCGCGGCGGTGAGCGGGCTCTACCTGTGGCACGAGTTCGGGGACTCCCACCTCATCCTCCCGGCGGAGACCGCTCACCCTGGGCGTTGCTCCAGCAACCGGCAGTGA
- a CDS encoding SDR family NAD(P)-dependent oxidoreductase, with protein MPVAVITGASKGLGRALGAALARRGWDLVLDARTAGVLRETARALSVHGTRVVALPGDVTDAGHRAALVAAARELGGVDLLVNNASALGAEPLVPLAELDPDGLRRALEVNVVAALGLVREALPLLRAAGAGAVVAVSSDAAAEAYPTWGGYGASKAALDHLAAVLGEEEPGLRVWAVDPGDMATDLYAAAVPDGGGPRPSPDSVVPAFLRLLDERPASGRYAAPALLEER; from the coding sequence ATGCCGGTAGCGGTCATCACGGGGGCGTCGAAGGGGCTGGGGCGGGCGCTCGGCGCCGCTCTGGCGCGGCGCGGCTGGGATCTGGTGCTCGACGCCAGGACCGCCGGGGTTCTGCGGGAGACGGCGAGGGCACTGTCCGTGCACGGGACCCGGGTGGTGGCCCTGCCGGGGGACGTGACGGACGCCGGGCACCGGGCGGCGCTGGTGGCGGCGGCCCGTGAGCTCGGGGGCGTCGATCTGCTGGTGAACAACGCGAGCGCGCTCGGCGCGGAGCCGCTGGTCCCGCTCGCGGAGCTGGATCCGGACGGGCTGCGGCGGGCCCTGGAGGTCAATGTGGTCGCGGCGCTCGGTCTGGTCCGGGAGGCGCTGCCGCTGCTGCGGGCCGCCGGGGCGGGCGCGGTCGTCGCGGTGAGCTCGGACGCGGCGGCGGAGGCGTACCCGACGTGGGGCGGTTACGGGGCGTCGAAGGCCGCCCTCGACCACCTCGCGGCCGTACTCGGTGAGGAGGAGCCGGGTCTGCGGGTCTGGGCCGTGGATCCGGGGGACATGGCCACGGACCTGTACGCGGCGGCCGTGCCGGACGGCGGGGGGCCGCGGCCGTCGCCGGACAGTGTGGTGCCGGCCTTCCTCAGGCTGCTCGACGAGCGGCCCGCCAGTGGCCGCTACGCCGCGCCCGCGCTCCTGGAGGAGCGGTGA
- a CDS encoding GAF domain-containing sensor histidine kinase produces MSQGPRSGLYAVSSALLAMSRHLEVRDVLKTIVASARELLDAQYAALGVPDDHGGFAQFVVDGVSDAQWKAIGPLPRQHGILAAMLHEARPERLADVREDPRFEGWPAAHPDMSDFLGLPVRDGDETIGALFLANKNGTRADGGCGFTEDDEELLTILAQHAAIALTNARLYERSRELTIAEERSRLAHELHDAVSQKLFSLRLTAQAAAALVDRDPARAKGELHQVAALAAEATEELRAAVIELRPAALDEDGLVATLRTQIQVLDRAHSARVTFTGRGVRALPAAQEEAVLRVAQEALHNALRHSGAARVDVLLEKRGPGAVLSVSDDGGGFDPTEIRTAGRHLGLVSMRDRSSGVGGTLTVESAPGKGTTIEMEVPGG; encoded by the coding sequence ATGAGCCAAGGCCCCCGGTCCGGTCTGTACGCGGTGAGCTCCGCGCTGCTGGCCATGAGCAGGCACCTGGAGGTGCGCGACGTCCTCAAGACGATCGTCGCCTCGGCCCGCGAGCTGCTCGACGCGCAGTACGCCGCCCTCGGGGTGCCGGACGACCACGGCGGCTTCGCCCAGTTCGTGGTCGACGGCGTCAGCGACGCCCAGTGGAAGGCCATCGGCCCGCTCCCGCGCCAGCACGGCATCCTCGCCGCGATGCTGCACGAGGCACGCCCCGAGCGTCTCGCCGACGTCCGCGAGGACCCCCGCTTCGAGGGCTGGCCCGCCGCCCACCCGGACATGTCCGACTTCCTCGGCCTGCCCGTCCGTGACGGCGACGAGACCATCGGAGCCCTGTTCCTCGCCAACAAGAACGGCACCAGGGCCGACGGCGGCTGCGGCTTCACCGAGGACGACGAGGAACTCCTCACCATCCTCGCCCAGCACGCGGCGATCGCCCTGACCAACGCCCGTCTCTACGAGCGCAGCCGCGAACTCACCATCGCCGAGGAACGCTCCCGGCTCGCGCACGAACTGCACGACGCCGTCAGCCAGAAGTTGTTCTCCCTGCGGCTCACGGCGCAGGCCGCCGCGGCCCTCGTCGACCGGGACCCCGCGCGCGCCAAGGGCGAACTCCACCAGGTGGCCGCGCTCGCCGCCGAAGCCACCGAGGAACTGCGCGCCGCCGTCATCGAGTTGCGCCCCGCCGCCCTCGACGAGGACGGTCTCGTGGCCACGCTGCGCACCCAGATCCAGGTGCTCGACCGCGCCCACTCGGCGCGCGTGACCTTCACCGGCCGGGGCGTGCGCGCCCTGCCCGCGGCCCAGGAGGAGGCCGTCCTGCGCGTCGCCCAGGAAGCCCTCCACAACGCGCTGCGGCACTCCGGGGCGGCCCGCGTCGACGTCCTCCTGGAGAAGCGCGGACCAGGCGCGGTGCTGAGCGTCAGTGACGACGGCGGTGGCTTCGACCCCACGGAGATACGCACCGCGGGACGCCACCTCGGCCTCGTCTCCATGCGCGACCGGTCGAGCGGGGTCGGCGGCACGCTGACCGTGGAATCGGCGCCCGGCAAGGGCACCACGATCGAGATGGAGGTCCCTGGTGGCTGA
- a CDS encoding response regulator has product MAEAIKVLLVDDHQVVRRGLRTFLEVQDDIEVVGEASDGAEGVALAEELKPDVVLMDVKMPGMDGIDALRRLRELANPARVLIVTSFTEQRTVVPALRAGAAGYVYKDVDPDALAGAIRSVHAGHILLQPEVAGVLLSQEEANSGQGRGGSLTDREREVLALIADGRSNREIARALVLSEKTVKTHVSNILMKLDLADRTQAALWAVRHGAAG; this is encoded by the coding sequence GTGGCTGAGGCAATCAAGGTGCTGCTCGTCGACGACCATCAGGTGGTCCGCCGGGGCCTGCGCACCTTTCTCGAGGTGCAGGACGACATCGAGGTCGTGGGAGAGGCGTCCGACGGCGCCGAAGGGGTCGCCCTCGCCGAGGAGCTGAAGCCCGACGTCGTCCTCATGGACGTCAAGATGCCGGGCATGGACGGCATCGACGCGCTGCGCAGGCTCCGTGAACTCGCGAACCCCGCACGCGTGTTGATCGTCACCAGCTTCACCGAGCAGCGCACGGTCGTCCCGGCCCTGCGGGCCGGCGCGGCGGGGTACGTCTACAAGGACGTGGATCCCGACGCCCTCGCCGGAGCCATCCGTTCCGTGCACGCGGGGCACATCCTGCTGCAGCCCGAGGTGGCGGGCGTCCTGCTCTCCCAGGAGGAGGCCAACTCCGGCCAGGGCAGGGGAGGTTCGCTCACCGACCGGGAACGGGAGGTGCTCGCGCTGATCGCCGACGGCCGCTCCAACCGGGAGATCGCCCGCGCGCTCGTCCTCTCCGAGAAGACCGTCAAGACACATGTCTCGAACATCCTGATGAAGCTCGACCTCGCGGACCGGACACAGGCCGCGTTGTGGGCCGTTCGGCATGGGGCGGCGGGCTGA
- a CDS encoding chaplin, which produces MKNLKKATAVAMVAGGLVAAGAGMASATDGSWAAGQAAGSPGVVSGNVIQAPVHIPVNAVGNSVNVIGVLNPAFGNLGLNG; this is translated from the coding sequence GTGAAGAACCTGAAGAAGGCCACGGCTGTCGCGATGGTGGCGGGCGGCCTCGTCGCCGCCGGTGCCGGTATGGCTTCCGCGACGGACGGCTCGTGGGCCGCCGGCCAGGCCGCGGGCTCCCCGGGTGTCGTCTCGGGCAACGTCATCCAGGCGCCGGTCCACATCCCCGTGAACGCGGTCGGCAACAGCGTGAACGTGATCGGCGTCCTGAACCCCGCCTTCGGCAACCTCGGCCTCAACGGCTGA
- a CDS encoding chaplin — MNIAKKAAMAVTVAGIAAGASAGAAVADSGAHAAAVQSPGVVSGNIVQLPVHVPVNVVGDSVNVVGLLNPAFGNTGVNG; from the coding sequence ATGAACATCGCCAAGAAGGCCGCCATGGCCGTCACCGTCGCCGGTATCGCCGCGGGAGCCTCGGCCGGCGCGGCCGTGGCCGACTCGGGGGCCCACGCCGCCGCCGTGCAGTCGCCGGGTGTCGTCTCGGGCAACATCGTGCAGCTCCCCGTCCACGTCCCCGTCAACGTCGTGGGCGACAGCGTGAACGTGGTCGGCCTGCTGAACCCCGCGTTCGGCAACACGGGCGTGAACGGCTGA
- a CDS encoding ABC transporter ATP-binding protein, whose product MSDVLELEDVSVVREGRALVDQVSWSVKEGERWVILGPNGAGKTTLLNLASSYLFPSQGTATILGETLGKVDVFELRPRIGVAGIAMAEKLPKGQTVLQTVLTAAYGMTAGWHEDYEDIDEQRARAFLDRLGMSDYLDRRFGTLSEGERKRTLIARALMTDPELLLLDEPAAGLDLGGREDLVRRLGRLARDPIAPSMIMVTHHVEEIAPGFTHVLMIRQGKVLAAGPLELELTSRNLSRCFGLPLVVEQVGERWTAQGLPMA is encoded by the coding sequence ATGAGCGATGTACTGGAGCTGGAGGACGTGTCCGTGGTCCGCGAGGGCCGGGCTCTGGTGGACCAGGTCTCCTGGTCGGTCAAGGAGGGAGAACGCTGGGTCATCCTCGGTCCGAACGGCGCCGGCAAGACGACCCTCCTCAACCTCGCCTCCAGCTACCTCTTCCCCAGCCAGGGAACCGCCACCATCCTCGGCGAGACCCTCGGCAAGGTCGACGTGTTCGAGCTGCGCCCGCGCATCGGCGTGGCCGGCATCGCCATGGCCGAGAAGCTTCCCAAGGGCCAGACCGTCCTGCAGACCGTGCTCACTGCCGCCTACGGCATGACCGCGGGCTGGCACGAGGACTACGAGGACATCGACGAGCAGCGCGCCCGCGCCTTCCTCGACCGCCTCGGCATGAGCGACTACCTCGACCGCAGGTTCGGCACGCTCTCCGAGGGCGAGCGCAAGCGCACCCTGATCGCCCGCGCCCTGATGACCGACCCCGAGCTGCTCCTGCTCGACGAGCCCGCCGCGGGCCTCGACCTCGGCGGCCGCGAGGACCTCGTACGCCGCCTCGGCCGGCTCGCCCGCGACCCGATCGCCCCCTCCATGATCATGGTCACCCACCATGTCGAGGAGATCGCCCCGGGCTTCACCCACGTCCTCATGATCCGCCAGGGCAAGGTGCTCGCCGCGGGCCCCCTGGAACTCGAACTCACCTCCCGCAACCTCTCCCGCTGCTTCGGCCTCCCCCTCGTCGTCGAACAGGTCGGCGAGCGCTGGACCGCGCAGGGCCTCCCGATGGCCTGA
- a CDS encoding NfeD family protein: MNDINAWVWWLVGAAALGIPLVVTAMPEFGMLAAGAAAAAATAGLGAGVVLQVLVFAAVSVALIAVVRPVATRHRSQRPQLVSGVEALKGRQAVVLERVDGSGDGRIKLAGEIWSARALDTGQAYEVGQEVDVVDIEGATAIVM; the protein is encoded by the coding sequence GTGAACGACATCAACGCATGGGTGTGGTGGCTGGTCGGCGCGGCCGCGCTGGGCATCCCGCTCGTGGTGACCGCGATGCCGGAGTTCGGCATGCTCGCCGCGGGCGCCGCGGCGGCCGCGGCCACGGCCGGTCTCGGCGCCGGTGTCGTCCTCCAGGTACTCGTCTTCGCCGCCGTCTCCGTCGCGCTCATCGCGGTGGTACGCCCCGTCGCGACCCGGCACCGCTCGCAACGGCCCCAACTCGTCTCGGGCGTCGAGGCGTTGAAGGGCAGACAGGCCGTCGTGCTGGAGCGGGTCGACGGTTCGGGAGACGGCCGGATCAAGCTCGCCGGAGAGATCTGGTCGGCACGCGCCCTCGACACCGGACAGGCCTACGAAGTGGGCCAGGAGGTGGACGTCGTGGACATCGAAGGAGCCACGGCGATCGTCATGTGA
- a CDS encoding SPFH domain-containing protein yields the protein MAPIIIVLIILVVLVFIALIKTIQVIPQASAAIVERFGRYTRTLNAGLNIVVPFIDSIRNRIDLREQVVPFPPQPVITQDNLVVNIDTVIYYQVTDARAATYEVASYIQAIEQLTVTTLRNIIGGMDLERTLTSREEINAALRGVLDEATGKWGIRVNRVELKAIEPPTSIQDSMEKQMRADRDKRAAILTAEGIRQSQILTAEGEKQSAILRAEGEAKAAALRAEGEAQAVRTVFEAIHAGDPDQKLLSYQYLQMLPKIAEGDANKLWIVPSEIGDALKGLSGAMGNFGPMGGGSGNSGAERRDERREKPSVTD from the coding sequence ATGGCACCCATCATCATCGTCCTGATCATTCTGGTGGTGCTGGTTTTCATCGCCCTGATCAAGACCATCCAGGTCATCCCACAGGCCAGCGCCGCCATCGTCGAACGGTTCGGCCGGTACACCCGGACCCTGAACGCGGGCCTCAACATCGTCGTCCCGTTCATCGACTCGATCCGCAACCGCATCGACCTGCGTGAACAGGTCGTACCGTTCCCGCCGCAGCCGGTGATCACCCAGGACAACCTGGTCGTCAACATCGACACGGTCATCTACTACCAGGTCACCGACGCCCGCGCCGCGACCTACGAGGTCGCCAGCTACATCCAGGCGATCGAACAGCTCACGGTCACCACGCTGCGCAACATCATCGGCGGCATGGACCTGGAGCGGACCCTCACCTCCCGCGAGGAGATCAACGCGGCCCTGCGCGGCGTCCTCGACGAGGCGACCGGCAAGTGGGGCATCCGCGTCAACCGCGTGGAACTGAAGGCGATCGAACCGCCCACCTCCATCCAGGACTCGATGGAGAAGCAGATGCGCGCCGACCGTGACAAGCGTGCCGCGATCCTCACCGCCGAAGGCATCCGCCAGTCGCAGATCCTCACCGCCGAGGGTGAGAAGCAGTCCGCGATCCTGCGCGCCGAAGGTGAGGCCAAGGCCGCCGCCCTGCGCGCCGAGGGCGAGGCCCAGGCCGTCCGTACGGTCTTCGAGGCCATCCACGCCGGAGACCCGGACCAGAAGCTCCTCTCCTACCAGTACCTCCAGATGCTCCCGAAGATCGCGGAGGGCGACGCCAACAAGCTCTGGATCGTGCCGAGCGAGATCGGCGACGCCCTCAAGGGGCTGAGCGGTGCCATGGGCAACTTCGGCCCCATGGGCGGCGGTTCGGGCAACAGCGGCGCGGAGCGCCGTGACGAGCGCCGCGAGAAGCCGTCCGTCACCGACTGA
- a CDS encoding HNH endonuclease codes for MRDTLVLNASFEPLSTVTLNRAVVLVLQDKAVVEQAHPELRMRGAALDIPVPRVIRLCRYVRVPFRRQAPWSRRGVLVRDRHRCAYCGRRATTVDHVVPRAQGGQDSWLNTVASCAEDNHRKAARTPEQAGMPLLRQPFEPTPADAMLLTLDRDDLDALPEWLVQPAA; via the coding sequence ATGCGGGACACGCTGGTTCTGAACGCGAGCTTTGAGCCGCTGTCGACGGTGACGTTGAACCGAGCCGTCGTTCTGGTGCTGCAGGACAAGGCCGTCGTCGAGCAGGCCCACCCCGAACTGCGCATGCGCGGTGCCGCTCTCGACATACCCGTGCCGCGGGTGATCAGGTTGTGCCGGTATGTCAGGGTGCCCTTCCGAAGACAAGCCCCGTGGTCGAGGCGTGGTGTCCTCGTGCGTGACCGCCATCGCTGCGCGTACTGCGGCAGGCGGGCGACGACGGTCGACCACGTGGTACCCCGTGCGCAGGGCGGCCAGGACTCCTGGCTGAACACGGTCGCGTCGTGCGCCGAGGACAATCACCGCAAGGCGGCCCGTACGCCGGAGCAGGCGGGGATGCCGCTGCTCAGGCAGCCGTTCGAGCCGACGCCCGCCGACGCGATGCTGCTGACGCTGGACCGCGACGACCTCGACGCGCTGCCGGAGTGGCTGGTGCAGCCCGCGGCCTAG
- a CDS encoding YbhB/YbcL family Raf kinase inhibitor-like protein — translation MTELKRAPLPHDFHPRVPAFTVTSEDVASGAVLKDAQVYAAGNTSPQLSWEGFPAGTKSFAVTCFDPDAPTGSGFWHWVVFDIPASVTELVTGAGSGTFEGLPDGAVHVRNDYGTRDFGGAAPPAGDPAHRYLFTVYAVDQEKLGPDAEASPAYVGFNLRFHTLARAHLIGEYAAPA, via the coding sequence GTGACCGAGCTCAAGAGGGCGCCCCTTCCGCACGACTTCCATCCGCGCGTGCCGGCCTTCACGGTCACCAGTGAGGACGTGGCCTCGGGCGCGGTGCTGAAGGACGCCCAGGTCTACGCGGCCGGGAACACCTCGCCGCAGCTGAGCTGGGAGGGTTTCCCCGCCGGGACCAAGAGCTTCGCCGTGACGTGCTTCGACCCCGACGCCCCGACGGGCAGCGGGTTCTGGCACTGGGTGGTGTTCGACATCCCGGCCTCCGTCACCGAACTGGTGACGGGTGCGGGCAGCGGCACGTTCGAGGGCCTGCCGGACGGCGCGGTCCACGTACGCAACGACTACGGGACCAGGGACTTCGGTGGCGCCGCGCCGCCGGCCGGGGACCCCGCGCACCGGTACCTCTTCACCGTGTACGCCGTGGATCAGGAGAAGCTCGGCCCGGACGCGGAGGCGTCGCCGGCCTATGTCGGATTCAACCTGCGGTTCCACACGCTGGCCCGCGCCCATCTGATCGGCGAGTACGCGGCTCCCGCGTAA
- a CDS encoding sporulation protein, protein MGFKRLLASLGAGGASVETVLTEVNVVPGGVVQGEVRIQGGSVNQAIEGLSVGLQARVEVEGHDDQEYKQDIEFAKLRLGGAFELQAGAVHAVPFGLDIPWETPITTIDGQSLRGMNIGVTTELEIARAVDSGDLDPIHVHPLPAQQALLNAFIQLGFRFKNADMERGHIRGSRQKLPFYQEIEFFPPSQYRGLNQVELSFVADDREMDVILEMDKKPGLFSEGSDSYRSFQVGLHDFQGTDWAAYLNQWLSEVGSRRSWF, encoded by the coding sequence ATGGGGTTCAAGCGGCTGCTTGCGAGCCTGGGAGCCGGTGGGGCTTCGGTCGAGACGGTGCTGACCGAGGTCAACGTCGTTCCGGGCGGTGTCGTGCAGGGTGAGGTGCGGATCCAGGGCGGATCCGTGAACCAGGCCATCGAGGGGCTGTCGGTGGGGCTCCAGGCCAGGGTCGAGGTCGAGGGTCACGACGACCAGGAGTACAAGCAGGACATCGAGTTCGCGAAGCTGCGACTCGGGGGCGCCTTCGAGCTGCAGGCCGGCGCCGTGCACGCGGTCCCCTTCGGGCTCGACATCCCGTGGGAGACCCCGATCACCACGATCGACGGGCAGAGCCTGCGCGGCATGAACATCGGTGTGACCACGGAGCTGGAGATCGCGCGTGCCGTGGACTCCGGGGACCTGGACCCCATCCACGTGCACCCCCTCCCGGCGCAGCAGGCCCTCCTGAACGCCTTCATCCAGCTGGGCTTCCGCTTCAAGAACGCGGACATGGAGCGCGGTCACATCCGGGGCAGCCGCCAGAAGCTGCCCTTCTACCAGGAGATCGAGTTCTTCCCGCCGTCGCAGTACCGCGGGCTGAACCAGGTCGAGCTGAGCTTCGTCGCGGACGACCGCGAGATGGACGTCATCCTGGAGATGGACAAGAAGCCGGGCCTCTTCAGCGAGGGCAGCGACTCGTACCGCTCCTTCCAGGTGGGCCTGCACGACTTCCAGGGCACGGACTGGGCCGCGTACCTGAACCAGTGGCTGTCCGAGGTCGGGAGCCGGCGCAGCTGGTTCTAG